Proteins found in one Orcinus orca chromosome 11, mOrcOrc1.1, whole genome shotgun sequence genomic segment:
- the MDM1 gene encoding nuclear protein MDM1 isoform X3, whose translation MESKDLNQPKKKLTPWRHQRLGKVNSEYRAKFLSPAQYFYKAGTWTRVKENIPNQGSLNAMWYAEVKELREKAEFYRKRVQGTHFSRDHLNQILSENNRCWDVSSTTSSEGTISSNIRALDLAGDPTSHKTLQKYPSTKLEEKRPILEEQPQKTTTEKLGVSDAPIPVRRRLAWDAENTTEDTQKQPREEEEEEERDKQVNVGELEKLEVQEKSKADKIKEGSESSSVSSGKGGRLPTPKLRELGGIQRTHHDLTTPAVGGAVLVSPSKMKPSVAEQRKRMSSQDGLETFRKKESRAIPLLTSPAAGLKTIDPLPLREDSEPNIPKFAETTLPVSKIPENPTNTPGQSPSPPCAPSYWHPSRRIQGSLRDPEFQHNVGKSRMNNFQLPQQEAFNDEDEDRLSEISARSAASSLRAFQTLSRAQRRKENFWGKT comes from the exons ATGGAATCAAAAGACTTAAACCAGCCTAAAAAGAAACTTACTCCTTGGAGACATCAAAGGCTTGG GAAGGTGAATTCTGAATATAGAGCAAAATTTCTGAGCCCAgcccaatatttttataaagctgGGACTTGGACACGTGTGAAGGAAAACATACCAAATCAG GGTTCTCTAAATGCCATGTGGTATGCGGAG GTTAAAGAACTCCGAGAGAAGGCTGAGTTTTATAGGAAACGAGTTCAGGGAACTCATTTTTCTCGGGACCATCTGAATCAGATTCTGTCTGAAAACAACCGCTGTTGGGATGTCTCCTCGACCACGAGCTCAGAAGGAACCATTAGTAGCAACATTAGAGCACTAGATCTTGCTGG AGATCCTACAAGCCATAAGACTTTGCAGAAATATCCTTCtacaaaactagaagaaaaaagacctatctTGGAAGAACAGCCCCAGAAAACTACCACAGAGAAATTGGGTGTGTCAGATGCTCCCATACCTGTTAGAAGGCGTCTGGCTTGGGATGCAGAGAACACCACTGAAGACACACAGAAACAGccaagagaggaggaggaagaggaggaaagggacaAGCAGGTTAATGTGGGAGAGCTAGAGAAGTTGGAAGTACAGGAAAAATCTAAAGCAGACAAAATAAAAGAAGG gTCGGAGTCGTCTTCTGTGTCCTCAGGAAAAGGAGGCAGGCTTCCTACTCCGAAGCTAAGAGAACTTGGTGGAATCCAGAGGACTCATCACGATCTTACCACTCCAGCTGTTG GTGGTGCTGTTTTAGTGTCTCCATCTAAAATGAAGCCTtcagttgcagaacagagaaaaagaatgtcCTCTCAGGATGGCTTAGAAACTTTTAGGaag AAAGAAAGTCGTGCTATACCCCTCCTGACTTCTCCAGCTGCTGGTCTAAAAACAATTGATCCCTTGCCTTTGAGGGAAGATTCTGAACCCAATATCCCCAAATTTGCTGAGACAACTCTTCCAGTttcaaaaattccagaaaatccAACTAACACACCTGGGCAGTCTCCATCTCCACCCTGTGCCCCATCCTACTGGCATCCTTCTCGTCGAATTCAGGGCTCCCTGAGAGATCCAGAATTTCAGCATAATG tgggaaaatCAAGGATGAACAATTTCCAGTTACCCCAGCAAGAAGCCTTTAATGATGAAG
- the MDM1 gene encoding nuclear protein MDM1 isoform X1, whose protein sequence is MPVRFKGLSEYQRNFLWKKSYLSESCNSSLGRRYPWAGLRSDQLGITKEPSFISKRRVPHHDPQISKSLEWNGATSENAVVVSPEPEAPRTPEPEQKEDVNQERVLALDTSRVPKRTRSHSADSRAEGASEIVENKEAIVANHVPVNENVELEHSTKVLSENIDGGLDRLLQKKAGLTVVPSHNVLRNSEYQRQFVWKTPKETTSAFAANQVFHNKSKFVPQFKGNSFIHETEYKRNFKGLSPVKEPKQRNHLKENGNFETISPEKKYNKTDDPLKLEAEMESKDLNQPKKKLTPWRHQRLGKVNSEYRAKFLSPAQYFYKAGTWTRVKENIPNQGSLNAMWYAEVKELREKAEFYRKRVQGTHFSRDHLNQILSENNRCWDVSSTTSSEGTISSNIRALDLAGDPTSHKTLQKYPSTKLEEKRPILEEQPQKTTTEKLGVSDAPIPVRRRLAWDAENTTEDTQKQPREEEEEEERDKQVNVGELEKLEVQEKSKADKIKEGSESSSVSSGKGGRLPTPKLRELGGIQRTHHDLTTPAVGGAVLVSPSKMKPSVAEQRKRMSSQDGLETFRKKESRAIPLLTSPAAGLKTIDPLPLREDSEPNIPKFAETTLPVSKIPENPTNTPGQSPSPPCAPSYWHPSRRIQGSLRDPEFQHNVGKSRMNNFQLPQQEAFNDEDEDRLSEISARSAASSLRAFQTLSRAQRRKENFWGKT, encoded by the exons ATGCCGGTGCGCTTCAAG GGGTTGAGTGAATACCAGAGAAACTTTCTGTGGAAAAAGTCATATTTGTCAGAGTCCTGTAATTCCTCATTGGGGAGAAGGTACCCATGGGCTGGACTTAGATCAGATCAATTAG GAATCACAAAAGAGCCAagttttatttccaaaagaaGAGTCCCTCACCATGACCCACAGATTTCAAAATCTCTTGAGTGGAATGGAGCTACCTCAGAGAACGCTGTGGTTGTATCACCAGAACCCGAAGCCCCCAGAACaccagaaccagaacaaaaagaAGATGTTAACCAAGAAAGGGTTCTTGCACTAGACACCTCCAGGGTTCCCAAGAGAACCAGATCTCACTCTGCAGACTCCAGAGCTGAAGGGGCTTCAGAAATTGTGGAAAATAAGGAGGCTATAGTAGCAAATCATGTACCAGTTAATGAAAATGTGGAGCTGGAACATTCTACCAAGGTTCTTTCAGAAAACATAGATGGTGGG tTGGATAGACTTCTACAGAAAAAAGCTGGACTGACTGTTGTTCCTTCACATAATGTCTTGAGAAATTCTGAATATCAAAGGCAGTTTGTTTGGAAGACCCCTAAAGAAACTACTTCAGCTTTTGCAGCCAATCAG gttttccaCAATAAAAGCAAATTTGTTCCACAATTCAAAGGTAACTCATTCATCCATGAAACTGaatacaaaagaaattttaagggTTTATCTCCAGTGAAAGaaccaaaacaaagaaatcatTTGAAGGAGAACGGAAATTTTGAAACAATATCTCCTGAAAAGAAG tataATAAAACAGATGATCCTTTAAAATTAGAAGCAGAGATGGAATCAAAAGACTTAAACCAGCCTAAAAAGAAACTTACTCCTTGGAGACATCAAAGGCTTGG GAAGGTGAATTCTGAATATAGAGCAAAATTTCTGAGCCCAgcccaatatttttataaagctgGGACTTGGACACGTGTGAAGGAAAACATACCAAATCAG GGTTCTCTAAATGCCATGTGGTATGCGGAG GTTAAAGAACTCCGAGAGAAGGCTGAGTTTTATAGGAAACGAGTTCAGGGAACTCATTTTTCTCGGGACCATCTGAATCAGATTCTGTCTGAAAACAACCGCTGTTGGGATGTCTCCTCGACCACGAGCTCAGAAGGAACCATTAGTAGCAACATTAGAGCACTAGATCTTGCTGG AGATCCTACAAGCCATAAGACTTTGCAGAAATATCCTTCtacaaaactagaagaaaaaagacctatctTGGAAGAACAGCCCCAGAAAACTACCACAGAGAAATTGGGTGTGTCAGATGCTCCCATACCTGTTAGAAGGCGTCTGGCTTGGGATGCAGAGAACACCACTGAAGACACACAGAAACAGccaagagaggaggaggaagaggaggaaagggacaAGCAGGTTAATGTGGGAGAGCTAGAGAAGTTGGAAGTACAGGAAAAATCTAAAGCAGACAAAATAAAAGAAGG gTCGGAGTCGTCTTCTGTGTCCTCAGGAAAAGGAGGCAGGCTTCCTACTCCGAAGCTAAGAGAACTTGGTGGAATCCAGAGGACTCATCACGATCTTACCACTCCAGCTGTTG GTGGTGCTGTTTTAGTGTCTCCATCTAAAATGAAGCCTtcagttgcagaacagagaaaaagaatgtcCTCTCAGGATGGCTTAGAAACTTTTAGGaag AAAGAAAGTCGTGCTATACCCCTCCTGACTTCTCCAGCTGCTGGTCTAAAAACAATTGATCCCTTGCCTTTGAGGGAAGATTCTGAACCCAATATCCCCAAATTTGCTGAGACAACTCTTCCAGTttcaaaaattccagaaaatccAACTAACACACCTGGGCAGTCTCCATCTCCACCCTGTGCCCCATCCTACTGGCATCCTTCTCGTCGAATTCAGGGCTCCCTGAGAGATCCAGAATTTCAGCATAATG tgggaaaatCAAGGATGAACAATTTCCAGTTACCCCAGCAAGAAGCCTTTAATGATGAAG
- the MDM1 gene encoding nuclear protein MDM1 isoform X2 translates to MPVRFKGLSEYQRNFLWKKSYLSESCNSSLGRRYPWAGLRSDQLGITKEPSFISKRRVPHHDPQISKSLEWNGATSENAVVVSPEPEAPRTPEPEQKEDVNQERVLALDTSRVPKRTRSHSADSRAEGASEIVENKEAIVANHVPVNENVELEHSTKVLSENIDGGLDRLLQKKAGLTVVPSHNVLRNSEYQRQFVWKTPKETTSAFAANQVFHNKSKFVPQFKGNSFIHETEYKRNFKGLSPVKEPKQRNHLKENGNFETISPEKKYNKTDDPLKLEAEMESKDLNQPKKKLTPWRHQRLGKVNSEYRAKFLSPAQYFYKAGTWTRVKENIPNQVKELREKAEFYRKRVQGTHFSRDHLNQILSENNRCWDVSSTTSSEGTISSNIRALDLAGDPTSHKTLQKYPSTKLEEKRPILEEQPQKTTTEKLGVSDAPIPVRRRLAWDAENTTEDTQKQPREEEEEEERDKQVNVGELEKLEVQEKSKADKIKEGSESSSVSSGKGGRLPTPKLRELGGIQRTHHDLTTPAVGGAVLVSPSKMKPSVAEQRKRMSSQDGLETFRKKESRAIPLLTSPAAGLKTIDPLPLREDSEPNIPKFAETTLPVSKIPENPTNTPGQSPSPPCAPSYWHPSRRIQGSLRDPEFQHNVGKSRMNNFQLPQQEAFNDEDEDRLSEISARSAASSLRAFQTLSRAQRRKENFWGKT, encoded by the exons ATGCCGGTGCGCTTCAAG GGGTTGAGTGAATACCAGAGAAACTTTCTGTGGAAAAAGTCATATTTGTCAGAGTCCTGTAATTCCTCATTGGGGAGAAGGTACCCATGGGCTGGACTTAGATCAGATCAATTAG GAATCACAAAAGAGCCAagttttatttccaaaagaaGAGTCCCTCACCATGACCCACAGATTTCAAAATCTCTTGAGTGGAATGGAGCTACCTCAGAGAACGCTGTGGTTGTATCACCAGAACCCGAAGCCCCCAGAACaccagaaccagaacaaaaagaAGATGTTAACCAAGAAAGGGTTCTTGCACTAGACACCTCCAGGGTTCCCAAGAGAACCAGATCTCACTCTGCAGACTCCAGAGCTGAAGGGGCTTCAGAAATTGTGGAAAATAAGGAGGCTATAGTAGCAAATCATGTACCAGTTAATGAAAATGTGGAGCTGGAACATTCTACCAAGGTTCTTTCAGAAAACATAGATGGTGGG tTGGATAGACTTCTACAGAAAAAAGCTGGACTGACTGTTGTTCCTTCACATAATGTCTTGAGAAATTCTGAATATCAAAGGCAGTTTGTTTGGAAGACCCCTAAAGAAACTACTTCAGCTTTTGCAGCCAATCAG gttttccaCAATAAAAGCAAATTTGTTCCACAATTCAAAGGTAACTCATTCATCCATGAAACTGaatacaaaagaaattttaagggTTTATCTCCAGTGAAAGaaccaaaacaaagaaatcatTTGAAGGAGAACGGAAATTTTGAAACAATATCTCCTGAAAAGAAG tataATAAAACAGATGATCCTTTAAAATTAGAAGCAGAGATGGAATCAAAAGACTTAAACCAGCCTAAAAAGAAACTTACTCCTTGGAGACATCAAAGGCTTGG GAAGGTGAATTCTGAATATAGAGCAAAATTTCTGAGCCCAgcccaatatttttataaagctgGGACTTGGACACGTGTGAAGGAAAACATACCAAATCAG GTTAAAGAACTCCGAGAGAAGGCTGAGTTTTATAGGAAACGAGTTCAGGGAACTCATTTTTCTCGGGACCATCTGAATCAGATTCTGTCTGAAAACAACCGCTGTTGGGATGTCTCCTCGACCACGAGCTCAGAAGGAACCATTAGTAGCAACATTAGAGCACTAGATCTTGCTGG AGATCCTACAAGCCATAAGACTTTGCAGAAATATCCTTCtacaaaactagaagaaaaaagacctatctTGGAAGAACAGCCCCAGAAAACTACCACAGAGAAATTGGGTGTGTCAGATGCTCCCATACCTGTTAGAAGGCGTCTGGCTTGGGATGCAGAGAACACCACTGAAGACACACAGAAACAGccaagagaggaggaggaagaggaggaaagggacaAGCAGGTTAATGTGGGAGAGCTAGAGAAGTTGGAAGTACAGGAAAAATCTAAAGCAGACAAAATAAAAGAAGG gTCGGAGTCGTCTTCTGTGTCCTCAGGAAAAGGAGGCAGGCTTCCTACTCCGAAGCTAAGAGAACTTGGTGGAATCCAGAGGACTCATCACGATCTTACCACTCCAGCTGTTG GTGGTGCTGTTTTAGTGTCTCCATCTAAAATGAAGCCTtcagttgcagaacagagaaaaagaatgtcCTCTCAGGATGGCTTAGAAACTTTTAGGaag AAAGAAAGTCGTGCTATACCCCTCCTGACTTCTCCAGCTGCTGGTCTAAAAACAATTGATCCCTTGCCTTTGAGGGAAGATTCTGAACCCAATATCCCCAAATTTGCTGAGACAACTCTTCCAGTttcaaaaattccagaaaatccAACTAACACACCTGGGCAGTCTCCATCTCCACCCTGTGCCCCATCCTACTGGCATCCTTCTCGTCGAATTCAGGGCTCCCTGAGAGATCCAGAATTTCAGCATAATG tgggaaaatCAAGGATGAACAATTTCCAGTTACCCCAGCAAGAAGCCTTTAATGATGAAG
- the MDM1 gene encoding nuclear protein MDM1 isoform X4, whose amino-acid sequence MPVRFKGLSEYQRNFLWKKSYLSESCNSSLGRRYPWAGLRSDQLGTQGKCRTKIQHNDISPLLILVCCT is encoded by the exons ATGCCGGTGCGCTTCAAG GGGTTGAGTGAATACCAGAGAAACTTTCTGTGGAAAAAGTCATATTTGTCAGAGTCCTGTAATTCCTCATTGGGGAGAAGGTACCCATGGGCTGGACTTAGATCAGATCAATTAG GAACTCAAGGCAAATGtagaactaagatccagcataaTGACATCTCACCCCTTCTCATCTTGGTCTGCTGTACATAA